CCCAGGCCCAGGAGGAAAAAATCACAAATCTACATTCCTATAACCGCGTTTCAAAGACGGATTGGTTGCTGAGTCAAACAGGGAAAAATAATTGTCGTCGAGGGGGAAGAATAATTGTCGCTTGACACTCTGCCGATACTCCTTTCCGTCTTTGTTTCCGGCTGGAGGAACCGGAAGGAGAAACCTCCCGAAAAAAAAAGACGCAGCCGGACGCTCAAAACTGGCGGGTACGATACTTGCTTCAAGACCAAAGCGATCCCAGTCTTTTGATTCCGGCGAAAGACGCATGGGCTTTGAAGGGCCAACGAGCCAAAGTATTGCAACGGGCCGGGTTCAATCCCCGCGAATATCTGTTGTTTTCGCTTGGCCGGGCTTCCCGAATCTGTCCCCATGTGGAAGCCAGCCTCAATACGGCCTTGCCCAGCGAGTACGAACTGGATACGGCCGGCGCGTATTCCTTTCTGATTGAAAAGGCATCGATTTTGGAACAGATGGGCTTTGGCGTTTTGTTTCCCTCCTGGTGGAGCCGTAAAGGAAGTAAAAACCGCCTTTCCGTTCGCGCGCATGTCAAAAGCCCGAAAATGCAGGGAGGAAGCGGTCTCTCTCTGGATGAAATCGTTCATTTCGAATGGAAAATGGTCTTGGGCAAGGAAGAGATATCTCTTCGCGAATTGATCGAACTGGCCCAACTCAAAGTTCCCCTTGTCAAAGTGCGAGGCCAATGGGTGCAATTGAACGCGGAGGAAATCCAAAAAGCCATCGAGTTTTGGAAGACGAAAGCCCTCTCGGAAATCACGGCTCGCGAGGCGGTTCAGATGGCGTTAGGAAAAGTCGCAGCGCTTCCTGGATTCGATTTTAGCGGGATTACGGCGGCGGGATGGATGGGCGATCTGTTGAATCAACTAAACGGCAAGATGTCTTTCAAAGAGAACGAACCGCCCCAAACCTTTCAAGGAATCTTGCGTCCTTATCAAGTGCGCGGGTATTCCTGGCTGAGTTTTTTACAAAAATGGGATTTCGGCGCTTGCCTGGCGGATGACATGGGACTGGGGAAAACCATTCAAACGTTAGCTCTCATTCAACGGGATTGGCATGAGATTGGGGAAAAACCGGTGCTGCTCATCTGCCCGACCTCCGTAGTGGGGAACTGGCAGAAAGAAGCCGCCCGCTTCACGCCGGAATTACCGGTGATGATTCATCACGGCGTCGCCCGCAAAAAAGGCGCATCGTTTGAAAAGGAAGTGAATGAATTTGCGATGGTCATTTCGAGTTACGCCCTTCTTCATCGGGATTACAATCTGTTCAAACCTATATCCTGGGGCGGAATCATCCTGGACGAAGCGCAAAATATCAAGAATCCGGAGACTAAACAATCCAAAGCGGCCCGCGCAATACCGGCGGGATACCGGATCGCTTTGACCGGAACCCCGGTGGAAAACAACGTTGGGGATCTCTGGTCGATTATGGAGTTTCTCAATCCAGGTTGGTTGGGAACCCAGAACGAATTCAAGAAAACGTTTTTTATTCCGATTCAGGCGATGCGGGATGAAGAGGCAGTGCAACGTTTAAAGCAACTGACCGGCCCGTTCATATTGCGCCGCCTCAAGACCGATAAATCCATCATTTCCGATTTGCCGGAGAAGATGGAGATGAAAGTGTTTTGCAACCTGACCAAGGAACAGGCGTCGCTTTATGCGGCGGTGGTCCAGGAAGCAGAAACCGCGCTGGATTCCAGTGAAGGGATTCAACGAAAAGGAGTGGTTTTGGCGACGCTCTCCAAACTGAAGCAGGTGTGCAACCATCCCGCTCAATTTTTGGGAGACCGTTCCATGATTTCCAACCGGTCGGGTAAAGTGTCGCGGTTAACGGAAATGGTGGAGGAAATCATGACCGTAAACGACAAGGCGCTGATTTTCACGCAATTAGCCGAAATGGGGATCATCCTGCAAACCTACCTGCAAGAACAATTCGGACGGGAGGCGCTTTTCCTCTATGGCGGAACAACGAAAAAGAAGAGAGACCAGATGGTCGAACGCTTCCAAACCGATGCGGGGCCAAATCTATTTATCCTTTCGTTGAAAGCGGGAGGCACTGGATTGAACCTGACCAAGGCGAATCACGTATTTCATTTCGACCGCTGGTGGAATCCAGCCGTGGAGAACCAGGCAACCGACCGAGCCTTCCGCATCGGTCAAACGAAAAACGTCCAGGTGCACAAATTTTTATGCGTGGGAACCTTGGAGGAGCGGATCGACGAGATGATCGAACGGAAGAAGGAATTGGCGTCGAGCATCGTGGGAACCGGAGAAGGATGGCTGACGGAACTCTCGACGCAAAAGTTGAAAGAACTCTTCGCATTAAGCAAAGAAGCAGTCGCGGACTAACGATGGATATTTTTCTGGAAAAGAGAAAATACCAATGGCAAGCAAAAAACGTCAATACGGTTACGGGTATTACGATTTTGGATTTTACCCTCCGTCGAAACCCCGAGAGGCTAAAGGAGGAATCAAAGCGCAGAATAAGCGCGGTTCCTTCGGAGAGAGTTGGTGGGCCAAACGATGGATTGAAGTATTGGAGAGTTTTCATATCGGCGCCCGGCTGGGACGCGGACGATCTTATGCGCGCAGCGGTCAAGTGTTATCCATCGAAGTGGATAAAGGAGCCGTTAAAGCCAAAGTGCAAGGTTCCCGCTCCACTCCTTATTCGATTGCAATCCAGATGAAATTCCTGACTCGCGCCGATTGGGACAAATTAGTAAACGCCTTTGCCGCAAAACCGATTTACGCCGCGAAACTCATGGCGGGAGAGATGCCGCAAGATATAGAAGACATCTTCCGCGAGCTCGATCTGTCGCTTTTTCCTTCCACGTATAAAGATCTGTCGATGGATTGTTCGTGTCCGGATTGGTCGAATCCCTGCAAGCACATTGCCGCCGTGTTTTATCTGCTGGGCGAGGAGTTCGACCGCGATCCCTTCCTGATCTTCAAACTGCGAGGCCTATCGAGAGAAAGTCTCATTAGCGAATTAACCCAGAGAACGCCTCATGAGGAAAAAAGTAAAACTCTCGAATCCGAAACGAATTTACTGCCTCCCGAACCCTTCCCGGCAGACCCGGCCC
The sequence above is drawn from the Candidatus Omnitrophota bacterium genome and encodes:
- a CDS encoding DEAD/DEAH box helicase; this translates as MLQDQSDPSLLIPAKDAWALKGQRAKVLQRAGFNPREYLLFSLGRASRICPHVEASLNTALPSEYELDTAGAYSFLIEKASILEQMGFGVLFPSWWSRKGSKNRLSVRAHVKSPKMQGGSGLSLDEIVHFEWKMVLGKEEISLRELIELAQLKVPLVKVRGQWVQLNAEEIQKAIEFWKTKALSEITAREAVQMALGKVAALPGFDFSGITAAGWMGDLLNQLNGKMSFKENEPPQTFQGILRPYQVRGYSWLSFLQKWDFGACLADDMGLGKTIQTLALIQRDWHEIGEKPVLLICPTSVVGNWQKEAARFTPELPVMIHHGVARKKGASFEKEVNEFAMVISSYALLHRDYNLFKPISWGGIILDEAQNIKNPETKQSKAARAIPAGYRIALTGTPVENNVGDLWSIMEFLNPGWLGTQNEFKKTFFIPIQAMRDEEAVQRLKQLTGPFILRRLKTDKSIISDLPEKMEMKVFCNLTKEQASLYAAVVQEAETALDSSEGIQRKGVVLATLSKLKQVCNHPAQFLGDRSMISNRSGKVSRLTEMVEEIMTVNDKALIFTQLAEMGIILQTYLQEQFGREALFLYGGTTKKKRDQMVERFQTDAGPNLFILSLKAGGTGLNLTKANHVFHFDRWWNPAVENQATDRAFRIGQTKNVQVHKFLCVGTLEERIDEMIERKKELASSIVGTGEGWLTELSTQKLKELFALSKEAVAD
- a CDS encoding SWIM zinc finger family protein — translated: MASKKRQYGYGYYDFGFYPPSKPREAKGGIKAQNKRGSFGESWWAKRWIEVLESFHIGARLGRGRSYARSGQVLSIEVDKGAVKAKVQGSRSTPYSIAIQMKFLTRADWDKLVNAFAAKPIYAAKLMAGEMPQDIEDIFRELDLSLFPSTYKDLSMDCSCPDWSNPCKHIAAVFYLLGEEFDRDPFLIFKLRGLSRESLISELTQRTPHEEKSKTLESETNLLPPEPFPADPALFWKGENALEGLFGEVRIPLVPAALPKQLGKFPLWRGTAPLLEALESCYAQASPKGLDVFLGEAG